The Cohaesibacter intestini genome has a window encoding:
- a CDS encoding substrate-binding domain-containing protein: protein MKLACATSLAFGAFGVTAAAAADMPKPFDKPEDVTIALVRYLSTGDFFQAYLSGVEKQSAALGVNLRIFDSRQDAALQADMVDQAIALGVDGIVIQHGLTESMKEAAQRAVEAGIKVVAFDVNVENKAIPQVEQSDYLLGKLALEQAMKDNGNSFTAGYVYVPGIAPLDRRHVAWEEVKKANPGIKEAAMFGTLDNPIANSVANQARAVLQANPTINVVFAPYDAFAKGVKIAVDEAGLNEDIKIYSADVSTADISAMREPNSAWAATVATNPAVVGEVSVRTLALMLAGTNPGEQVVVPPTLITQTFLNDNDIKNMDELGQKMPQFAHADVAMAPWMPVPKR from the coding sequence ATGAAACTGGCCTGCGCCACTTCGCTCGCTTTCGGGGCGTTTGGTGTCACGGCTGCCGCTGCGGCCGATATGCCAAAGCCATTTGACAAGCCCGAAGATGTCACCATCGCTCTGGTGCGCTATCTCTCCACCGGTGACTTCTTCCAAGCCTATCTTTCCGGCGTGGAAAAACAGTCGGCAGCCCTTGGGGTCAATCTGCGCATTTTCGACAGCCGTCAGGATGCAGCCCTGCAGGCCGATATGGTTGATCAGGCCATTGCTCTGGGTGTTGACGGCATCGTCATCCAGCATGGTCTGACCGAATCCATGAAGGAAGCTGCCCAGCGGGCGGTGGAAGCTGGCATCAAGGTCGTGGCCTTCGACGTCAATGTTGAGAATAAAGCCATCCCGCAGGTCGAGCAGTCCGACTATCTGCTCGGCAAACTGGCTCTGGAACAGGCTATGAAGGATAATGGCAATTCCTTCACTGCTGGCTATGTCTATGTGCCGGGTATCGCACCGCTTGACCGTCGTCATGTGGCTTGGGAAGAAGTGAAGAAGGCCAATCCGGGCATCAAGGAAGCCGCCATGTTCGGCACCCTCGACAACCCGATTGCCAACTCGGTGGCCAACCAGGCCCGTGCCGTGCTGCAGGCCAATCCAACCATCAATGTGGTCTTCGCTCCTTATGACGCCTTTGCCAAGGGCGTGAAGATTGCCGTCGATGAAGCTGGTCTGAATGAGGATATCAAGATTTATTCTGCTGATGTCTCGACTGCTGATATTTCGGCAATGCGCGAACCGAATTCAGCTTGGGCCGCAACGGTTGCAACCAACCCCGCCGTGGTTGGTGAAGTGTCCGTGCGCACCCTTGCCCTGATGCTGGCAGGTACCAATCCGGGCGAACAGGTCGTGGTTCCACCAACCCTGATCACCCAGACCTTCCTGAATGACAATGACATCAAGAACATGGACGAGCTTGGCCAGAAAATGCCGCAGTTTGCCCATGCTGACGTGGCAATGGCTCCTTGGATGCCTGTGCCTAAGCGGTAA
- a CDS encoding ABC transporter permease: MQNDKIINFAIKYGFLILLVGLVIYFSVAASGFASPRSAVFVLQSVAITGILALGVTCTLVVDGFDLSIGAVATSALMLSAYSMVILEQSAFVAVMLCLLMGALVGLVNGILIVKFRVPDLLATLGMMFLLIGLQRIPTQGNSIATGMSLPDGSQATGVFSQAFLWLGRHRFDLVMERLVPVPVLIFIIIAFGIWVFLALTRHGRLMYAIGSNERAAGLVGTPVNKYKVVAYMVSGVMASVGGILLAARLGRGDIASGNNLLLDSVAAALIGFAVLGAARPNAFGTAIGALFVGILLQGMTMLNAPYYTQDFVKGAVLVVALVFTFYLSSRRGSGGKA; encoded by the coding sequence ATGCAAAACGACAAAATCATCAACTTTGCCATCAAATACGGCTTTCTGATCCTGCTGGTGGGCCTCGTCATTTACTTCTCTGTTGCGGCCTCCGGCTTCGCCTCGCCACGCTCTGCTGTGTTCGTTCTTCAGTCGGTGGCGATCACTGGCATCCTTGCGCTGGGTGTCACCTGTACGCTCGTGGTTGACGGGTTCGATCTGTCGATTGGCGCGGTCGCTACCTCGGCACTGATGCTGTCAGCCTATTCGATGGTTATCCTTGAACAGTCTGCCTTTGTGGCGGTGATGCTGTGTCTGCTGATGGGCGCTCTGGTCGGTTTGGTCAATGGCATTCTGATCGTGAAATTCCGCGTGCCGGATCTGCTGGCAACCCTTGGCATGATGTTCCTGCTGATCGGTCTGCAACGCATTCCGACGCAGGGCAACTCAATTGCCACGGGCATGAGCCTGCCAGATGGCTCTCAGGCAACCGGTGTCTTCTCGCAGGCCTTCCTGTGGCTTGGCCGTCATCGCTTTGATCTGGTGATGGAACGCCTTGTGCCGGTGCCTGTTCTGATCTTCATCATCATTGCCTTCGGCATCTGGGTGTTCCTGGCGCTGACCCGTCATGGCCGTCTGATGTATGCCATCGGGTCTAATGAGCGTGCCGCCGGTCTCGTCGGTACCCCGGTCAACAAATACAAGGTCGTTGCCTATATGGTCTCCGGCGTCATGGCTTCTGTCGGTGGCATTCTGCTGGCGGCCCGCCTCGGGCGCGGGGATATCGCATCAGGCAACAATCTGCTGCTCGACAGTGTGGCCGCTGCCCTCATCGGCTTTGCCGTGCTGGGCGCTGCCCGTCCGAATGCGTTCGGGACGGCCATCGGAGCGCTGTTTGTCGGTATTCTTTTGCAGGGCATGACCATGCTCAACGCCCCTTACTACACACAGGATTTCGTCAAGGGCGCTGTCCTTGTCGTTGCTCTTGTCTTCACTTTCTACCTGTCCTCGCGTCGCGGGTCAGGCGGGAAAGCCTAA